A window of the Nitrosococcus wardiae genome harbors these coding sequences:
- a CDS encoding HepT-like ribonuclease domain-containing protein has product MIRPEFVLRKLQLIADDLERLMRFRDETLESLTADDLKLAAVERILERIVMRAIDVNEHLIRDYH; this is encoded by the coding sequence ATGATTCGCCCTGAATTCGTGCTGCGCAAATTGCAGCTTATCGCCGACGATCTTGAGCGACTGATGCGCTTCAGGGACGAAACCCTGGAGTCGCTCACCGCTGACGATCTCAAGCTGGCAGCCGTGGAAAGAATTCTGGAGCGTATCGTGATGCGGGCCATCGATGTCAATGAACATCTCATTCGGGATTATCACTAG